The following are from one region of the Nicotiana tabacum cultivar K326 chromosome 3, ASM71507v2, whole genome shotgun sequence genome:
- the LOC107795473 gene encoding FACT complex subunit SPT16: MIPEQFQKRLNAFYINWIQHKKQLWGNSDVVVIHTPPKLAKFCNPKSSSFFLWLLGDDFTDTTVIFTPYGIYFLCTHKSFSKLREFCSCVTLTQKIPTSVQLKDKTDDGFLIIDATIRDARNIRNEKAFLDVDKECPFVVGYVEGEYPKSKLFLNCINKLEPTKYQGATVNFGLDVMFNVADEQSVGPSARLDEKLVSISKENEANQSRKSEEKNILQESCSLMDYDLEHKLQLDDPVNYLSSKLEENKILLEKEKVYIATSTSLMDGTISGDDFTGSLRKDSVVMDHDDDEDWMLIEGKEEGQETNVANKLSWKRWITDKISKSFGLRDKTKIKASSH, encoded by the exons ATGATCCCAGAGCAGTTCCAGAAGAGGCTTAATGCCTTTTACATAAATTGGATCCAACACAAGAAACAACTATGGGGAAATTCTGATGTTGTGGTTATTCACACCCCACCAAAATTGGCCAAGTTCTGCAATCCAAAATCATCCTCCTTCTTTTTATGGCTCTTAGGTGATGACTTTACCGATACAACTGTAATCTTCACTCCTTATGGAATTTACTTCCTCTGTACCCATAAAAGCTTTTCCAAGCTCCGTGAATTTTGCTCTTGTGTCACGTTGACACAGAAAATCCCAACATCAGTTCAACTGAAAGACAAGACCGATGATGGATTCTTGATCATTGATGCTACGATACGTGACGCTAGAAATATTCGTAACGAGAAGGCCTTTCTCGATGTTGATAAGGAGTGTCCGTTTGTGGTTGGTTACGTAGAAGGCGAGTACCCAAAATCGAAGCTTTTCTTGAATTGTATTAATAAGTTAGAACCAACTAAGTATCAGGGCGCCACTGTCAATTTTGGTCTTGATGTGATGTTTAACGTGGCTGATGAACAAAGTGTTGGACCCTCCGCGCGTTTGGATGAGAAATTGGTCTCAATATCAAAGGAAAACGAAGCTAACCAGTCACGTAAATCTGAAGAAAAGAATATATTGCAGGAGTCTTGTTCACTTATGGACTATGATTTGGAGCATAAATTGCAATTAGATGATCCAGTCAATTATTTGTCAAGCAAACTAGAAGAAAACAAGATATTACTTGAGAAGGAGAAAGTTTATATTGCGACGTCGACTTCACTGATGGATGGTACAATATCAGGAGATGATTTCACTGGCAGCTTGAGGAAGGATTCTGTAGTTATGGATCATGACGATGATGAAGATTGGATGCTAATTGAAGGAAAGGAAGAAGGACAAGAAACAAACGTGGCTAATAAACTCAGCTGGAAAAG GTGGATCACGGATAAAATATCAAAATCATTTGGTCTTAGGGATAAAACGAAGATTAAGGCTTCTTCACACTAA